The following coding sequences are from one Phenylobacterium glaciei window:
- a CDS encoding DDE-type integrase/transposase/recombinase — protein sequence MSRTSCSSASSTSATRRCGFGGTGSARCSPVRSAASGFSECEPLHAGDGASTRASVKINGEMRYLWRAVDHEGEVLVLCHHHARQGCCAEIHQEGDEAPRPAGLSARGAWRARPLAPSAGAWSNPHEIAGFGR from the coding sequence GTGTCGAGGACCTCCTGTTCGAGCGCGTCATCGACATCTGCCACGAGGCGGTGCGGCTTTGGTGGAACCGGTTCGGCCCGATGTTCGCCGGTGAGATCCGCCGCAAGCGGGTTCAGCGAATGCGAGCCGCTACACGCTGGCGATGGCGCCTCGACGAGGGCCTCCGTGAAGATCAACGGCGAGATGCGCTACCTCTGGCGGGCCGTCGATCACGAAGGCGAGGTGCTGGTCCTTTGTCACCACCACGCGCGACAAGGCTGCTGCGCTGAAATTCATCAAGAAGGCGATGAAGCGCCGCGGCCGGCCGGGTTGTCGGCGAGGGGCGCTTGGCGGGCTCGCCCGCTGGCTCCATCCGCTGGTGCATGGTCAAATCCTCACGAGATCGCCGGCTTTGGTCGATAG
- a CDS encoding DUF305 domain-containing protein: MKYGRFAAMIATSTIIMFGLMYLNTFMLQHVRFSETRLYMALLMGAVMAIVMMLFMLKMYENKRANMAILAGSVVVFAISLWLVRSQETVGDVAYMKAMIPHHSIAIMTSERAHIKDPEVRKLADGIIDAQIREIAEMDRMIARLEAKPTPANAPNLPSYRDRHVPPPPPQTDESTGINTLKPIE; the protein is encoded by the coding sequence GTGAAATACGGTCGCTTCGCCGCGATGATCGCCACATCGACGATCATCATGTTTGGGCTGATGTACCTCAACACGTTCATGCTGCAGCACGTACGCTTCAGCGAGACGCGCCTCTACATGGCCCTGCTCATGGGCGCCGTGATGGCCATCGTCATGATGCTCTTCATGCTGAAGATGTACGAAAACAAGCGCGCCAACATGGCTATCCTGGCCGGCAGTGTCGTGGTCTTCGCGATCTCCCTTTGGCTCGTCAGGAGCCAGGAGACGGTCGGTGACGTGGCCTACATGAAGGCGATGATCCCTCACCATTCCATCGCGATCATGACCAGCGAGCGGGCGCACATTAAGGACCCCGAAGTCCGTAAATTGGCCGACGGGATCATCGACGCGCAGATTCGAGAAATCGCCGAGATGGATCGCATGATCGCCCGCCTCGAAGCCAAGCCCACGCCCGCCAACGCGCCGAACTTGCCTTCATATCGCGACCGCCATGTGCCGCCACCCCCGCCGCAGACCGACGAAAGCACAGGGATCAACACCCTGAAACCGATCGAGTGA
- a CDS encoding APC family permease yields the protein MLKRRRQGATVIDEHQQYRKNSLTLAGAVAMGAGVMIGAGIFALTGQVAELAGALFPLAFVVAAVISGFAAYTYIKMSNAYPSAGGIAMVLSKAYGRSTITGGCSLLMAFSMIISESLVARTFGTYTLQLFNVGANRLLVPALAVGLIVAAFLINIAGNRVIGSVSKIAAVLKIGGIAIFAIAALWASGLNSHEAASAPAAAANGVTASGFLAGVALAILAYKGFTTITNSGSEVVNPHKNVGRAILISLAICFVVYMLVALAVGASLSIDQIIAAKNYSLAEAARPAFGNLGVQFTVLIAVIATGSGLLASIFAVSRMLAMLTEMRLIPHRHFGLPGENIQKHLLVYTAAIASLLAVFFDLSRIASLGAIFYLVMDIAIHWGVFRHLRREIGAHAGILIAAMILDALVLGAFLLVKSQTDPAIILIAVVGISAIFGLEKIYLSRTRETSLSSAKP from the coding sequence TTGCTTAAGCGCCGCCGACAGGGAGCGACCGTTATCGACGAGCATCAGCAATATCGGAAGAACAGCCTGACCCTGGCGGGCGCGGTGGCCATGGGCGCCGGTGTGATGATTGGCGCGGGGATTTTCGCCCTGACGGGTCAGGTCGCTGAACTCGCGGGGGCGCTATTCCCGCTGGCCTTCGTGGTGGCGGCGGTGATCAGCGGTTTCGCCGCCTACACCTACATTAAGATGTCGAACGCCTATCCCTCAGCCGGGGGGATCGCCATGGTGTTGAGCAAGGCCTATGGGCGATCGACCATCACCGGCGGCTGTTCCCTGCTGATGGCGTTTTCAATGATCATCAGCGAAAGCCTGGTGGCCCGCACGTTCGGGACCTACACGCTGCAGCTGTTCAATGTCGGCGCCAACCGGCTGCTGGTCCCGGCCCTGGCGGTCGGCCTGATCGTCGCGGCCTTCCTGATCAACATCGCGGGCAATCGCGTCATCGGCAGTGTCTCGAAGATTGCGGCGGTCCTGAAGATCGGCGGAATTGCGATCTTCGCCATCGCCGCGCTTTGGGCGAGCGGCTTGAACTCGCACGAGGCCGCTTCCGCGCCCGCAGCAGCGGCCAACGGCGTCACGGCGAGCGGCTTCCTGGCCGGGGTCGCCCTGGCGATCCTCGCCTACAAGGGCTTCACCACGATCACCAACAGCGGCAGCGAGGTCGTGAACCCCCACAAGAACGTCGGCCGGGCGATCCTGATCTCCCTCGCCATCTGCTTTGTGGTCTACATGTTGGTGGCCCTGGCGGTCGGCGCGTCTCTGTCGATCGACCAGATCATCGCGGCCAAAAACTACTCCCTGGCCGAGGCCGCCCGTCCCGCCTTCGGGAATCTCGGGGTGCAGTTCACGGTCCTGATCGCGGTTATCGCCACCGGCTCAGGTCTGCTGGCGAGCATTTTCGCGGTTTCGCGCATGCTGGCCATGCTGACCGAGATGCGCCTCATTCCCCATCGGCATTTCGGCCTGCCGGGCGAAAACATCCAAAAGCACCTGCTGGTCTATACGGCGGCGATAGCCAGCCTGCTGGCGGTGTTCTTCGACCTGTCACGGATCGCCTCTTTGGGCGCGATCTTCTACCTGGTCATGGACATCGCCATCCACTGGGGAGTGTTCCGGCATCTGAGACGGGAGATCGGCGCCCATGCGGGCATACTTATTGCCGCCATGATCCTGGACGCCCTGGTTCTGGGCGCTTTCCTGCTTGTGAAATCCCAGACCGATCCGGCGATCATCCTCATAGCCGTGGTCGGGATCTCAGCGATTTTCGGCCTGGAGAAGATCTACCTCAGCCGCACACGGGAGACGTCACTGTCGAGTGCTAAGCCATGA
- a CDS encoding peptidase, translated as MTYCLGILLRSGLVLASDSRSNAGVDQVIHVRKLAFLPVASGCSVAIMSAGNLATTQAVVSTLQEKSGSGLAGLDIAAAKTLFEVASIVGAALRAIAERDGSYVAAYGDAAASFLIGGQMAGEEPRLFQIYAASNFVEATDRSPFLQIGETKYGKPILVRALTIETSLEEAAKLALLSFDATLRSNVSVGMPIDLLTYVADSFSTGGIKTIEVHDPYWMALRDAYGKGLAALIDSLPTP; from the coding sequence ATGACCTATTGCCTAGGAATTCTTCTTCGTAGTGGCTTGGTCCTCGCTTCGGACTCGCGGTCGAACGCTGGCGTCGATCAAGTCATCCACGTCCGCAAGCTCGCCTTCCTGCCGGTCGCCAGCGGTTGCTCGGTGGCGATTATGTCCGCCGGCAATCTGGCGACAACCCAGGCCGTCGTCAGCACCCTGCAAGAAAAGTCCGGGTCAGGCCTCGCGGGCCTCGATATCGCAGCGGCGAAAACGCTCTTCGAGGTCGCTTCGATTGTTGGCGCCGCCCTACGGGCGATTGCCGAGCGCGATGGGAGCTATGTGGCAGCCTACGGCGACGCGGCCGCCAGTTTCCTGATCGGCGGTCAGATGGCCGGCGAGGAACCTCGGCTGTTTCAAATCTATGCCGCAAGCAATTTCGTGGAGGCCACCGATAGGTCGCCCTTCTTGCAGATTGGGGAGACCAAGTACGGCAAGCCAATCCTTGTGCGAGCGCTCACCATCGAGACCAGTTTGGAGGAGGCGGCCAAACTGGCGCTGCTCTCCTTCGACGCAACCCTGCGCAGCAACGTCTCGGTGGGCATGCCGATCGATCTGCTGACCTATGTCGCCGACAGCTTCAGCACCGGGGGTATCAAGACCATCGAAGTCCATGATCCCTACTGGATGGCCCTGCGCGACGCCTACGGCAAAGGCCTGGCGGCGCTGATCGACAGCCTCCCGACGCCTTAG
- a CDS encoding SIR2 family protein translates to MLSGSTVLVLGAGSSVDFGMPVGSELAKDIRDRLAFHFDFGTVLKGDEILAMQFQRAFGDRSPSAFAAAQRLASVIGSFKSIDDCLYTHGADELMMTVGKAAIVRAIAAKEHSSWLRKLWSGQADARAQALAKLDSGWVHQIVQMLVTGRRAADRRDLFSDLSLVTFNYDRCAETALFHLVRQAYAIEDVEAVPIMEGLKVYRPYGGLGALPWMPAPHSPFGPEHPDTLRMASGISIYTEELGERPDLVEMQGKLQAASNIVFLGFGFHKQNMELISPEAGPSNPPRVLATMYGEPDPVVQVVTARIHSAYGVQANIHLGYKPVDSTQFIREHGVLLSA, encoded by the coding sequence ATGTTGTCGGGCTCCACCGTTCTAGTGCTTGGAGCCGGCTCAAGCGTTGATTTCGGCATGCCCGTCGGGTCCGAGCTCGCAAAAGACATCCGCGACCGGCTCGCCTTTCACTTCGACTTCGGCACTGTGTTGAAGGGCGATGAAATCCTCGCCATGCAGTTTCAACGTGCCTTCGGAGACAGGAGTCCGTCCGCATTCGCGGCTGCCCAACGCCTAGCCTCGGTTATCGGCAGCTTCAAATCCATCGATGACTGCCTCTACACCCACGGCGCAGATGAGCTGATGATGACCGTTGGCAAGGCGGCGATCGTCCGGGCAATCGCGGCAAAAGAGCATTCCAGCTGGCTGAGAAAATTATGGTCGGGCCAAGCCGACGCGCGCGCCCAAGCCCTCGCCAAGCTCGATAGCGGCTGGGTCCATCAGATCGTCCAGATGCTCGTCACCGGACGTCGCGCGGCCGACCGCCGCGACCTTTTCAGCGACCTGTCCCTAGTGACATTCAACTACGACCGCTGCGCCGAGACCGCGCTCTTTCACTTGGTACGTCAGGCCTATGCCATCGAGGATGTCGAGGCGGTCCCGATCATGGAGGGCCTGAAGGTTTACCGACCCTACGGGGGGCTTGGCGCACTCCCGTGGATGCCGGCACCGCACTCGCCCTTCGGTCCAGAACACCCTGACACACTTAGAATGGCGTCGGGCATCTCGATCTACACTGAAGAGTTGGGCGAGCGCCCTGACCTCGTCGAAATGCAGGGCAAGCTGCAGGCCGCAAGCAACATCGTGTTTCTAGGGTTTGGCTTTCACAAACAGAATATGGAGCTGATCTCACCCGAAGCTGGCCCGAGCAACCCGCCGCGGGTCCTGGCGACGATGTACGGCGAGCCAGACCCAGTTGTGCAAGTTGTTACGGCGCGCATTCACAGCGCCTACGGGGTTCAGGCTAACATCCATCTTGGATATAAACCTGTCGATTCGACTCAGTTCATTCGCGAGCATGGCGTGCTGCTTTCCGCGTAA
- the qatD gene encoding Qat anti-phage system TatD family nuclease QatD produces the protein MALIDFHCHLDLYPNPHDVAREVARRGVYVLSVTTTPSAFLGTLALAGSEGRIRTALGLHPEIAVAREGELPLFEKLLPQTDYVGEVGLDGSRPHRDTLDRQGGILSAILGFCAQAGGKTISLHSRGATKLLLDVLESEPRAGTTVLHWFSGTEREVRRASEMGCWFSVGRPMLTSERGRNNVAAMPLDRILPETDGPFGKISGRSSYPWEAMSVVDELDELLGRSTSEIGSVLVDNFRRISTITKDRVKIR, from the coding sequence ATGGCGTTAATCGATTTCCATTGTCACCTCGACCTCTATCCAAATCCTCACGACGTTGCCCGCGAGGTGGCGAGACGCGGCGTTTACGTTCTTTCAGTCACCACTACACCTAGCGCCTTCCTCGGGACGCTAGCGCTCGCAGGCTCTGAGGGCCGCATTCGGACGGCACTCGGACTACATCCCGAGATCGCGGTCGCGCGCGAAGGCGAGCTTCCCCTTTTTGAAAAACTACTTCCCCAGACAGACTACGTTGGGGAGGTTGGGCTAGACGGCTCACGCCCCCATCGCGATACCCTGGACCGGCAAGGCGGGATCCTATCGGCAATCCTAGGCTTTTGTGCTCAAGCCGGTGGGAAGACCATTTCGCTACATAGTCGCGGAGCGACAAAACTCTTGCTCGATGTTCTGGAGAGCGAACCACGCGCTGGGACGACTGTGCTTCACTGGTTCAGCGGCACAGAGCGTGAGGTCCGGCGAGCGTCCGAAATGGGGTGTTGGTTTTCTGTGGGGCGACCGATGCTCACGTCTGAACGAGGCAGGAATAACGTGGCTGCGATGCCACTCGACCGCATCCTTCCGGAGACGGATGGCCCATTTGGGAAAATCAGCGGCCGGTCATCTTACCCATGGGAAGCGATGAGCGTTGTCGACGAGCTTGATGAATTATTAGGTCGCAGCACTTCAGAAATCGGATCAGTTCTGGTCGACAATTTCCGGCGCATCTCCACCATTACCAAAGATCGCGTCAAAATTAGATGA
- the qatC gene encoding Qat anti-phage system QueC-like protein QatC — translation MGVTRVVATPVVADAQAALLAGNIGVALYHAGSPAMPGLGAHLHESAVKHLPQTPSAASWDFLSIAIAAFAADRFVMRNVAEDGWTRVIALDVAVGNPALWTPQLPRLESALRFLTGDIWQLSVRGGGSSPPPVAVRPTDRDAICLFSGGLDSLLGALKLLEQGRRPFLVSQGSTKEVGPQRELAEAIGLANHRFDGNVNERWRTPYEGSTRGRSLIFFAYGAVAASAHGLNEVIVPENGLIAINPPFTARRMGSLSTRTTHPYFLNQLEEAMAGVGLNVRLTNIFEGQTKGEMMAACAHANLATLAATSYSCGKGKRINAQCGRCVPCLIRQAAFHSSGTPDGTHYRADLRTSAKNDDVMAARIATARARQSTPEQFGRWATKSGPLPADPARRGAITGAVTRGLVEMADFLDGVAWR, via the coding sequence ATGGGAGTGACCCGAGTCGTCGCAACGCCCGTCGTCGCAGACGCCCAGGCGGCTCTGCTGGCCGGAAATATTGGGGTGGCGCTGTATCATGCAGGCTCTCCTGCAATGCCCGGTCTTGGCGCTCACCTGCACGAGTCCGCGGTTAAACACCTGCCGCAAACGCCATCTGCTGCCTCATGGGATTTCCTCTCAATCGCTATCGCAGCGTTCGCCGCCGATCGCTTTGTCATGCGGAACGTTGCTGAGGATGGCTGGACACGCGTGATCGCCCTCGATGTTGCAGTCGGTAATCCCGCTCTCTGGACCCCACAACTCCCGCGTCTTGAGAGCGCCCTCCGGTTTCTGACCGGGGACATATGGCAACTGTCCGTGCGGGGCGGCGGATCTAGCCCTCCCCCGGTGGCGGTACGCCCAACTGATCGCGACGCAATCTGTCTTTTCTCCGGGGGCCTCGACAGCCTACTCGGCGCGTTGAAATTGCTTGAGCAAGGCCGAAGACCCTTCTTGGTCAGCCAAGGATCCACCAAAGAGGTGGGGCCGCAGCGCGAGCTGGCGGAAGCAATTGGACTCGCGAACCACCGCTTCGACGGCAATGTGAATGAACGTTGGCGCACCCCCTACGAAGGCTCGACGCGCGGAAGGTCGTTGATCTTCTTTGCCTATGGTGCAGTTGCGGCATCAGCCCACGGCTTGAATGAAGTCATCGTTCCTGAGAACGGCCTAATAGCGATTAATCCGCCATTCACTGCCCGGCGTATGGGCTCCCTGAGCACGCGCACGACCCATCCCTACTTCCTGAATCAGCTTGAAGAGGCGATGGCCGGCGTCGGACTCAACGTCCGTCTCACAAACATCTTCGAGGGACAGACGAAAGGAGAAATGATGGCGGCGTGCGCACATGCGAACCTCGCTACTCTTGCCGCGACATCCTACTCCTGTGGGAAGGGCAAGCGCATCAACGCCCAGTGTGGGCGGTGTGTCCCTTGCCTCATCCGTCAGGCAGCTTTTCATAGCTCGGGGACTCCTGACGGCACACACTACCGAGCCGATTTGCGGACATCCGCGAAGAACGACGACGTCATGGCCGCCAGGATCGCAACCGCGCGCGCGAGGCAGAGCACGCCTGAGCAATTCGGAAGGTGGGCGACGAAATCTGGACCTCTGCCTGCCGACCCGGCACGGAGGGGAGCAATCACCGGCGCTGTGACGCGCGGGCTGGTCGAAATGGCTGACTTCCTAGATGGAGTGGCATGGCGTTAA
- a CDS encoding KAP family P-loop NTPase fold protein — MWRDSESQDDFLNFTELAEQVATLATNASLLPISIGVFGTWGTGKSTVLSLVEQTLKNAEPAPIIVKFDAWLYQGFDDAKAALMEVVAARLVDESKANEGLLQKAKAFAGRVNYFRALGMAADFGLGMAFGVPPGLLTKAGGAIGAMVAGKAGGDDADALKEGGKAAVDAWSKLIRPAEEKTPPKEIAAFREEFGEIIAGLGRPLILFIDNLDRCLPDVAIGTLEAVRLFLFIEGTAFVIAADEDMIRHSVSKHFGDINSRHVKDYLDKVIQVPLRVPQVSSEDVRAYMYSLFTSLHAPEKLPEVKAHLLEALQTGWKGSTFTRKEIFELAGSPAHLLDALAVCDRLAPILTKAPTIGGNPRIVKRLLNAITLRQTLAGSRKMNVDLATLAKLAVFERSTDARAAQKLYQLVMDENGAEPFLNATGKLKEDRPDWPLEWKGHEPFIEEWREMEPHFDNAASLRPAVFLSRDVMAPSVARSGLSDAAVAAVAALSAVDSVNSPAGTSVVGDLSATDRRAVMGELIEHLRKQDWKKLPSGIHGAVILGKASSDAAAELKAFVETIPAGGMHKPTRFILENGGYLAKGR; from the coding sequence ATGTGGCGCGATAGCGAAAGCCAAGACGACTTTCTCAATTTTACAGAGCTTGCCGAGCAGGTGGCGACGTTAGCAACTAACGCGAGCCTACTGCCCATATCCATTGGTGTGTTCGGTACCTGGGGTACCGGAAAGTCCACGGTTTTAAGCCTGGTTGAGCAGACACTTAAGAATGCCGAACCTGCGCCGATAATCGTGAAATTTGATGCCTGGCTGTATCAGGGCTTCGATGATGCCAAGGCGGCCCTCATGGAAGTGGTCGCCGCACGGCTAGTCGATGAGAGCAAGGCGAACGAAGGTCTACTGCAAAAGGCCAAGGCGTTCGCCGGCCGCGTCAACTATTTCCGGGCTCTCGGAATGGCGGCAGACTTCGGCCTGGGAATGGCCTTCGGCGTGCCGCCGGGCCTCCTAACGAAGGCCGGTGGCGCGATTGGAGCAATGGTCGCGGGCAAGGCTGGCGGCGATGATGCGGATGCCCTCAAAGAGGGTGGTAAGGCGGCTGTGGACGCGTGGTCAAAACTGATCCGCCCGGCCGAGGAGAAAACGCCGCCCAAGGAAATCGCAGCGTTTAGAGAAGAGTTCGGGGAGATAATCGCCGGCCTCGGCCGGCCCCTTATCCTCTTCATAGACAATCTGGACCGCTGTCTTCCCGATGTCGCCATCGGCACGCTCGAGGCCGTCCGTCTGTTCCTGTTCATTGAGGGCACCGCCTTCGTCATTGCCGCAGACGAAGACATGATCCGGCACTCCGTAAGCAAGCACTTCGGTGACATCAACTCACGTCATGTGAAGGACTACCTCGACAAAGTAATCCAGGTGCCACTCAGGGTCCCGCAAGTCAGCTCCGAAGATGTCAGAGCCTATATGTATTCTCTGTTCACCAGCCTCCATGCACCGGAGAAGCTGCCAGAGGTGAAGGCCCATCTGCTGGAGGCTCTGCAGACCGGTTGGAAAGGATCTACGTTCACGAGGAAAGAAATATTCGAGCTGGCGGGGAGCCCGGCCCACCTTCTCGATGCGCTCGCTGTTTGTGACCGACTGGCACCTATCCTCACCAAGGCCCCGACCATCGGCGGTAATCCGCGCATCGTGAAGCGGTTGCTCAACGCCATCACGTTGCGGCAGACTCTCGCCGGTTCGCGGAAGATGAATGTGGATTTGGCCACGCTCGCCAAGCTGGCGGTTTTCGAGCGGAGCACCGACGCTCGCGCGGCACAGAAGCTCTACCAACTTGTGATGGATGAGAACGGAGCTGAGCCGTTCCTGAATGCGACAGGAAAACTGAAGGAGGATCGCCCGGATTGGCCGTTGGAGTGGAAGGGCCACGAGCCTTTCATCGAAGAGTGGCGCGAGATGGAGCCTCATTTCGATAATGCAGCCTCCCTTCGGCCAGCAGTGTTCCTAAGCCGCGACGTCATGGCACCTTCCGTCGCGCGTTCAGGCCTGAGCGACGCAGCCGTAGCCGCGGTCGCAGCGCTCAGTGCGGTCGATTCAGTGAATTCACCGGCAGGTACCAGCGTCGTTGGCGATCTCTCTGCAACCGATCGGCGAGCTGTCATGGGCGAATTGATTGAGCATCTGCGTAAGCAGGACTGGAAGAAGCTACCCAGCGGGATTCATGGGGCCGTCATCCTCGGCAAAGCTTCATCTGATGCTGCGGCGGAACTGAAGGCTTTCGTAGAGACGATTCCGGCCGGGGGGATGCACAAGCCCACCAGGTTTATTCTTGAAAACGGCGGGTATCTCGCCAAGGGCAGATAA
- a CDS encoding GNAT family N-acetyltransferase has product MTMLIVARDEHFAWLLGEAPPPDPLREAPGGVEQRRILRWLRAASARLEAAGCLGSWLIVDEGEVVGLCSFKGLPDAAGSAEIGYGIAETRRRNGHATEAVRLLCEEVGRVGGLRALRAETATDNPSSQRVLEHNGFVQVGARHDPEDGDLLLWSKPLGAWAGEPPSAPEADIANDR; this is encoded by the coding sequence ATGACAATGCTAATCGTGGCCAGAGACGAGCACTTCGCATGGCTTCTCGGAGAAGCTCCGCCCCCCGATCCTCTACGCGAAGCTCCCGGCGGCGTGGAACAACGACGCATACTCAGATGGCTTCGTGCGGCCTCAGCGCGATTGGAGGCAGCCGGGTGCCTCGGCTCCTGGCTGATCGTCGATGAAGGCGAGGTGGTTGGCCTGTGCTCGTTCAAAGGCCTTCCTGACGCCGCAGGCTCAGCCGAAATCGGATACGGGATAGCCGAAACCCGCCGACGAAATGGCCACGCCACGGAGGCCGTGAGACTCTTGTGTGAGGAGGTTGGTCGAGTGGGTGGCTTGAGGGCTCTGCGCGCGGAGACGGCCACCGACAACCCGTCGTCGCAACGGGTACTGGAGCACAACGGCTTCGTACAAGTAGGCGCACGCCACGACCCGGAAGACGGCGATCTTCTCCTCTGGTCCAAACCCTTAGGTGCGTGGGCTGGAGAGCCGCCAAGCGCACCGGAAGCAGACATCGCGAACGACCGCTGA
- a CDS encoding GNAT family N-acetyltransferase — protein MMSPTITRDYQPSDLETVADLWFASWATTGLAFADGISVAGNAIRIEAEIRNGWVVRVAVRDGQIVGFLAITPREGRLNQLFVAPHAKGTGVGTILLEDAKAKMPDGFWLWTPRANMNATAFYTSRSLHLVRYEQDGETEMAIFSWR, from the coding sequence ATGATGAGCCCCACCATCACCCGCGACTACCAGCCGTCCGACCTGGAAACCGTGGCGGACCTGTGGTTTGCAAGCTGGGCAACAACGGGCCTCGCGTTCGCGGACGGGATTTCGGTCGCTGGAAACGCCATCCGTATCGAAGCCGAGATCAGAAATGGTTGGGTTGTTCGCGTTGCGGTCCGGGACGGACAGATCGTTGGGTTCTTAGCCATCACCCCACGCGAAGGCAGGCTGAACCAGTTGTTCGTTGCGCCCCACGCAAAAGGAACGGGCGTTGGGACTATTTTGCTCGAAGACGCGAAGGCGAAGATGCCCGATGGCTTCTGGCTCTGGACGCCGCGCGCCAACATGAACGCCACCGCGTTCTACACTTCCCGGTCACTGCACCTCGTTCGTTATGAGCAGGACGGCGAGACGGAGATGGCGATCTTTAGCTGGCGGTAG
- a CDS encoding BLUF domain-containing protein: MSINQLVYVSQATRKMSPEDLSAIQETAKKNNAPLDVTGSLFYNGGWFLQVLEGPLSTLDKLYKKIELDPRHKNSRVLYNEPASFRTFPRWNMNMTNLNDRQADKYDELVEVIEAAQTNRNIGSASPAVTLLKIFRG; this comes from the coding sequence ATGTCGATTAACCAACTTGTTTATGTAAGCCAAGCAACACGTAAGATGTCTCCAGAAGACCTCTCTGCGATTCAGGAAACTGCAAAGAAAAACAATGCGCCACTCGACGTAACAGGTAGCCTATTTTATAATGGCGGTTGGTTTTTGCAAGTATTGGAAGGGCCATTATCAACGCTTGATAAGCTATATAAAAAAATAGAACTCGATCCTAGGCACAAAAACTCGCGAGTATTGTACAACGAGCCGGCAAGCTTCCGTACCTTCCCGCGCTGGAACATGAATATGACCAACTTAAACGACAGACAAGCCGACAAATATGATGAACTTGTCGAAGTCATCGAGGCGGCTCAAACAAACCGTAATATCGGATCGGCATCCCCAGCAGTGACATTACTGAAGATTTTTAGAGGCTGA